A window of the Lactuca sativa cultivar Salinas chromosome 5, Lsat_Salinas_v11, whole genome shotgun sequence genome harbors these coding sequences:
- the LOC128126102 gene encoding mannan endo-1,4-beta-mannosidase 4-like: protein MPGKGNAVLKGDCKGKCHPSTINDTFVETRTHHFMVNGKPLYFNGFNAYWLMCMASDPSTRVKVTDAFQESSKIGMNLVRTWAFSDGGNKPLQTSPGFYNEDMFKGLDFVISEAKKYGIHLILSLVNNWDDFGGKKQYVQWARDHGGQYLNSDDDFFTNVVVKGYYKNHLKTILTRRNSITGVDYKDDSTIFAWELMNEPRCQSDLSGKFLQEWIVEMAAEIKSIDKNHLLEIGLEGFYGESMPEKKQNNPGYEVGTDFITNNGVNNVDFATIHLYPDQWVPGASDEARAKFVEKWINAHIEDCDSILRKPLLIAEFGKSSWSSGYTVEARDEYFGGIFNTAYESARNRGSCSGTTFWQVMAEGMDNWGDGYQVVLDQNPSTAAIIAKQSQRISSLNSSTNLEFSPVAVEK from the exons ATGCCAGGAAAAGGAAATGCAGTTCTAAAAGGAGATTGCAAGGGTAAATGCCACCCGTCAACCATTAACGATACTTTTGTGGAGACAAGGACACATCATTTCATGGTTAATGGAAAGCCGTTGTATTTTAATGGCTTTAACGCCTACTGGTTAATGTGTATGGCTTCTGATCCATCTACAAGGGTGAAGGTCACAGATGCATTTCAAGAATCTTCCAAGATAGGAATGAACCTGGTTAGGACTTGGGCTTTTAGTGATGGTGGCAACAAACCCCTGCAAACCTCTCCCGGTTTTTACAATGAGGACATGTTTAAG GGATTGGATTTTGTGATATCAGAAGCGAAAAAGTATGGGATTCACTTGATTCTCAGCTTGGTTAATAACTGGGATGATTTTGGAGGTAAAAAACAATATGTTCAGTGGGCAAGGGATCATGGAGGACAATACTTGAATAGTGATGATGATTTCTTTACTAACGTTGTAGTTAAAGGATATTATAAGaatcatttgaag ACCATTCTTACGAGACGCAACTCAATCACCGGGGTTGACTACAAGGATGATTCCACCATCTTTGCATGGGAGCTAATGAACGAACCCCGCTGCCAGTCTGATCTATCAGGGAAATTTCTACAG GAATGGATAGTAGAAATGGCAGCTGAAATAAAGTCCATTGATAAGAACCATCTTCTCGAAATCGGACTTGAAGGGTTTTATGGGGAATCAATGCCTGAAAAGAAGCAAAACAATCCGGGCTATGAAGTAGGGACCGACTTCATTACAAACAACGGCGTCAACAATGTGGATTTTGCTACAATCCATCTGTATCCCGACCAATG GGTTCCGGGAGCTAGCGATGAAGCTCGAGCTAAATTTGTTGAAAAATGGATTAATGCACATATTGAGGATTGTGATTCCATCTTGAGAAAACCTTTACTGATTGCAGAATTTGGCAAGTCCTCTTGGTCTTCAGGTTACACCGTAGAAGCAAGGGATGAGTACTTTGGTGGGATATTCAACACGGCCTATGAAAGTGCAAGAAACCGGGGGTCGTGTTCAGGTACAACTTTTTGGCAAGTCATGGCGGAAGGAATGGATAACTGGGgtgatgggtaccaagttgtcttGGACCAAAACCCCTCCACTGCTGCAATAATTGCCAAGCAGTCTCAAAGAATTTCATCACTCAACTCTTCAACCAACCTAGAGTTCTCTCCCGTTGCTGTTGAAAAATAA
- the LOC128126105 gene encoding mannan endo-1,4-beta-mannosidase 4-like, giving the protein MPGKGNAVLKGDCKGKCHPSTINDTFVETRTHHFMVNGKPLYFNGFNAYWLMCMASDPSTRVKVTDAFQESSKIGMNLVRTWAFSDGGNKPLQTSPGFYNEDMFKGLDFVISEAKKYGIHLILSLVNNWDDFGGKKQYVQWARDHGGQYLNSDDDFFTNVVVKGYYKNHLKTILTRRNSITGVDYKDDSTIFAWELMNEPRCQSDLSGKFLQEWIVEMAAEIKSIDKNHLLEIGLEGFYGESMPEKKQNNPGYEVGTDFITNNGVNNVDFATIHLYPDQWVPGASDEARAKFVEKWINAHIEDCDSILRKPLLIAEFGKSSWSSGYTVEARDEYFGGIFNTAYESARNRGSCSGTTFWQVMAEGMDNWGDGYQVVLDQNPSTAAIIAKQSQRISSLNSSTNLEFSLVAVEK; this is encoded by the exons ATGCCAGGAAAAGGAAATGCAGTTCTAAAAGGAGATTGCAAGGGTAAATGCCACCCGTCAACCATTAACGATACTTTTGTGGAGACAAGGACACATCATTTCATGGTTAATGGAAAGCCGTTGTATTTTAATGGCTTTAACGCCTACTGGTTAATGTGTATGGCTTCTGATCCATCTACAAGGGTGAAGGTCACAGATGCATTTCAAGAATCTTCCAAGATAGGAATGAACCTGGTTAGGACTTGGGCTTTTAGTGATGGTGGCAACAAACCCCTGCAAACCTCTCCCGGTTTTTACAATGAGGACATGTTTAAG GGATTGGATTTTGTGATATCAGAAGCGAAAAAGTATGGGATTCACTTGATTCTCAGCTTGGTTAATAACTGGGATGATTTTGGAGGTAAAAAACAATATGTTCAGTGGGCAAGGGATCATGGAGGACAATACTTGAATAGTGATGATGATTTCTTTACTAACGTTGTAGTTAAAGGATATTATAAGaatcatttgaag ACCATTCTTACGAGACGCAACTCAATCACCGGGGTTGACTACAAGGATGATTCCACCATCTTTGCATGGGAGCTAATGAACGAACCCCGCTGCCAGTCTGATCTATCAGGGAAATTTCTACAG GAATGGATAGTAGAAATGGCAGCTGAAATAAAGTCCATTGATAAGAACCATCTTCTCGAAATCGGACTTGAAGGGTTTTATGGGGAATCAATGCCTGAAAAGAAGCAAAACAATCCGGGCTATGAAGTAGGGACCGACTTCATTACAAACAACGGCGTCAACAATGTGGATTTTGCTACAATCCATCTGTATCCCGACCAATG GGTTCCGGGAGCTAGCGATGAAGCTCGAGCTAAATTTGTTGAAAAATGGATTAATGCACATATTGAGGATTGTGATTCCATCTTGAGAAAACCTTTACTGATTGCAGAATTTGGCAAGTCCTCTTGGTCTTCAGGTTACACCGTAGAAGCAAGGGATGAGTACTTTGGTGGGATATTCAACACGGCCTATGAAAGTGCAAGAAACCGGGGGTCGTGTTCAGGTACAACTTTTTGGCAAGTCATGGCGGAAGGAATGGATAACTGGGgtgatgggtaccaagttgtcttGGACCAAAACCCCTCCACTGCTGCAATAATTGCCAAGCAGTCTCAAAGAATTTCATCACTCAACTCTTCAACCAACCTAGAGTTCTCTCTCGTTGCTGTTGAAAAATAA